CGGATTGACCAACTTATACTCCGTATCGGTTGTCACAACCCGCGCAAAGACATTAATCCGGGTAAAGCCAGCATCCTTATAAAAATGATTTGGCACACCTTGTTGCGTTAAAAAGTCGGCGATGTAATCAAGCGTAAACCCAGCACCAACGCCAAGCGCCGTATTGTCCACGCCACGCCGTTTCAAAATGCAACTGACATTCACCCCTTTACCATTGGCTTGCACATCATAACTGTCGGTTCGATTAACCGTATTTGGCGCCATCTGTTGGGTTTTAATAAATAGATCAATTGCGGGATTTAAAGTCAGGGTATAAATCAAGTTAAGCGCTCCTTTGTGTCGTTTGTTTTGCTTACCCTTATGTTAACCGCTTTCAGCCGAAAATGGTTTTCAGTTTCAGGCGAATCTACGCCAGTACTGAAAATGCTTTTCAGGAGGTTAAATTCATGGCTACACTCAGTCCCACCGAAGCGTACCTTTGGGATTACATCGAAAATCATCAGCAAGCCGTCGTTAACGCATCCATCACCCAACTCAGTACTGCGGCCAATGTCTCTCCTGCCACCGTTGTTCGCACCATGAAGAAAAAGGGGTTTAATGGCTATACCGATTTCCGTCACGATTTGCTAAAACGCACAGGCGATGCCGCACCGTTCAGCATTCTTGACCAAGTTGACGACCAAATCAAAAAAGTCATTATGCAAAACCAAGTGGAAGTCTATAATACGCTGGAAAATTTGAAGGTTTCTGTCATTGAAGACTCGGTTCAATTGCTAGCTAAGGCCGAAATCGTCCTGATTCTTGCGCGCGGCTTATCTGAATCAATTGCGTCGGAAGTCACTTTAAAATTGCAGCTCTTAGGTAAATACGCCGAGTTTTTCAGTGATCCAAATATCATTCAAACGATTGCCGGTCAGGTCAGCCCGAAGGCAGTCGCCATTACTATCACGTTGAATGGCGAAACCCCAGAGCTTGTTGCTGCAGCAAAGACTTTGGCGGCGCGCGACATTCCGCAAATCATTTTGACAACCAACGCAGAAGCGCCAATTGTCCAATATGCCGATGAGTTATTCGTCGGGTACAAATCTAAAGCCGCTTACTTCGACAAATATGAGGTGGCATCACGCCTGCCGCTGCAAGTTATGAGCCGTATTTTGCTGGATAGTTATGTTGTGCGGAAACGTGGGCAGAAAAGTTAACGGTCACTAGCAGGCTCTGATAACTTGCTCGTAACCACATAAAAAGGCAATGATCACTTGAGAAAACAGTGATCATTGCCTTTTTCACTTCATCCAACCATCAACTATGCTTTTGGTAGCGGCCGATGTTTAAATAGTTGTGTAGCGGCGACCGCTTGTTGCCAGCCAGCGTATAAATTCTCGCGCCGGGCTTCTGACATCTGCGGT
This genomic window from Lacticaseibacillus paracasei subsp. paracasei contains:
- a CDS encoding MurR/RpiR family transcriptional regulator, with the protein product MATLSPTEAYLWDYIENHQQAVVNASITQLSTAANVSPATVVRTMKKKGFNGYTDFRHDLLKRTGDAAPFSILDQVDDQIKKVIMQNQVEVYNTLENLKVSVIEDSVQLLAKAEIVLILARGLSESIASEVTLKLQLLGKYAEFFSDPNIIQTIAGQVSPKAVAITITLNGETPELVAAAKTLAARDIPQIILTTNAEAPIVQYADELFVGYKSKAAYFDKYEVASRLPLQVMSRILLDSYVVRKRGQKS